From Crassaminicella indica, one genomic window encodes:
- the rpoB gene encoding DNA-directed RNA polymerase subunit beta, translating into MPHPIKAGKRTRMSYSSIEEVAQMPNLIEIQRKSYEWFLREGLREVFEDISPIQDYTGNLILEFIDYSLDGEPKYEIEECKERDVTYAAPLKVKVRLINKETGEVKEQEVFMGDFPLMTDKGTFIINGAERVIVTQLVRSPGPYYAVQLDRTGKKLFSTTVIPNRGAWLEYETDSNDIISVRVDRTRKQPMTVLLRAMGFGTDAEIINLLGEDERLMHTLDKDNTKSQEEGLLEIYKKLRPGEPPTVESAKSLIDSLFFDPKRYDLAKVGRYKYNKKLCISNRIAGHIAAENIVNPYTGEIYIEEGQKISRDMAKAIENAGIKAINIIDEEGKTVKVIGNHFVDIKEHIPFSIDDLNIEEKVHFPVLKEILDTYTDENEIKEALKERRKDLSPKNIIIDDIIASISYILNLAHGIGEVDDIDHLGNRRLRSVGELLQNQFRIGLSRMERVVKERMTIQDIDVITPQALINIRPVAAAIKEFFGSSQLSQFMDQTNPLAELTHKRRLSALGPGGLSRERAGFEVRDVHHSHYGRMCPIETPEGPNIGLIGSLTTYGRINEYGFIEAPYRKVDKERGVVTEEIHYLTADEEDPVIIAQANEPLDEEGRFINRRVTARCKNGDIDVVPREEVDYMDVTPKQMVSVATAMIPFLENDDANRALMGSNMQRQAVPLVKPDAPIIGTGMEYIAARDSGVVLLAKNSGVIERVSADEIVIKRDSDGGRDRYKLLKFKRSNQGTCINQRPIVNKGEHVEKGEAIADGPSTDKGEIALGRNLLIGFMTWEGYNYEDAILLNERLVMEDALSSIHIEEYESEARDTKLGPEEITRDIPNVGEEALKDLDERGIIRVGAEVKSGDILVGKVTPKGETELTAEERLLRAIFGEKAREVRDTSLRVPHGESGIIVDVKVFTRENGDELPPGVNVLVRCYIAKKRKINVGDKMAGRHGNKGVISRILPEEDMPFLEDGTPLQVVLNPLGVPSRMNIGQVLEVHLGLAAKKLGWHVATPVFDGAREKDIQEALKQAGYPEDGKLQLYDGRTGMPFDNRVTVGYMYMLKLHHLVDDKIHARSTGPYSLVTQQPLGGKAQFGGQRFGEMEVWALEAYGAAHTLQEILTVKSDDVVGRVKAYEAIVKGENIPEPGVPESFKVLIKELQSLALDVKVLTEEDTEIEIKESVDDDGSELDTILDGEAYLAPEENQNKENEESEEDEEDEEDEEDEEEEMEKNLDTLDDIDESVLEYSIEDDYDDFKF; encoded by the coding sequence ATGCCACATCCTATTAAGGCCGGAAAAAGAACGAGAATGAGTTATTCAAGTATTGAAGAAGTTGCACAGATGCCAAATCTTATTGAAATCCAGCGAAAATCTTATGAATGGTTTTTGCGAGAAGGGTTAAGAGAAGTCTTTGAAGATATTTCTCCAATTCAAGATTATACTGGCAATTTGATTTTAGAATTTATTGATTATTCCTTAGATGGAGAACCTAAATATGAAATAGAAGAGTGCAAGGAAAGAGATGTTACATATGCTGCACCGCTTAAGGTGAAGGTTAGACTCATTAATAAGGAAACTGGAGAAGTGAAGGAACAGGAAGTATTTATGGGAGATTTCCCACTTATGACAGACAAAGGGACCTTTATTATTAATGGAGCTGAAAGAGTTATTGTAACACAGCTTGTAAGATCTCCAGGGCCATATTATGCTGTTCAGTTAGATAGAACAGGGAAAAAGCTATTTTCAACGACGGTTATTCCAAACCGTGGTGCATGGCTAGAATATGAAACAGATTCAAATGATATTATATCTGTAAGGGTTGATAGAACAAGAAAGCAACCTATGACAGTATTGCTTCGTGCAATGGGATTTGGTACAGATGCAGAAATCATCAACCTTTTAGGTGAAGATGAAAGATTAATGCATACCTTAGATAAGGATAATACGAAATCTCAAGAAGAAGGATTATTAGAAATCTATAAGAAGCTTAGACCTGGTGAACCACCAACTGTTGAAAGTGCAAAGTCATTAATTGATTCATTATTTTTTGATCCAAAGCGTTATGATCTAGCAAAGGTAGGACGTTATAAATATAATAAAAAGCTATGCATTTCAAATAGAATAGCAGGTCATATAGCTGCAGAGAATATTGTAAATCCATATACAGGTGAGATTTATATAGAGGAAGGCCAAAAAATTAGCAGGGATATGGCCAAAGCAATAGAGAATGCAGGTATTAAAGCGATAAATATTATCGATGAAGAAGGAAAAACTGTAAAAGTAATAGGAAATCATTTTGTAGACATTAAGGAACATATACCTTTTAGTATAGATGATTTGAATATAGAAGAGAAAGTTCATTTCCCTGTACTAAAAGAGATATTAGATACTTATACAGATGAAAATGAAATAAAAGAAGCATTGAAAGAGAGAAGAAAAGATTTATCGCCTAAAAATATTATTATTGATGACATCATTGCTTCTATAAGCTATATATTAAATCTTGCACATGGTATAGGTGAAGTAGATGATATTGATCATTTAGGAAATAGAAGACTGCGCTCAGTAGGAGAGCTTTTACAAAATCAATTTAGAATTGGTCTTTCAAGAATGGAAAGAGTTGTAAAAGAAAGAATGACCATTCAAGATATTGATGTAATTACACCGCAGGCGTTAATTAATATTAGACCAGTAGCAGCTGCTATAAAAGAATTTTTTGGAAGCAGTCAGCTATCGCAATTTATGGATCAAACTAATCCATTAGCAGAGCTTACGCATAAGAGAAGATTATCTGCATTAGGTCCTGGAGGGCTTTCGCGTGAAAGAGCAGGCTTTGAAGTTCGTGACGTTCATCATTCTCACTATGGACGTATGTGCCCTATAGAAACTCCAGAGGGACCGAATATCGGTTTGATTGGTTCACTGACTACATATGGTAGAATCAATGAATACGGATTTATTGAAGCGCCTTATAGAAAGGTAGATAAGGAAAGAGGCGTTGTAACAGAAGAAATTCATTATTTAACAGCAGATGAAGAAGATCCAGTAATTATTGCTCAAGCTAATGAGCCGTTAGATGAAGAAGGAAGATTTATAAATCGCAGAGTTACTGCAAGATGCAAAAATGGAGATATAGATGTTGTACCAAGAGAAGAAGTAGACTATATGGACGTAACTCCAAAGCAAATGGTTTCTGTTGCAACAGCGATGATTCCGTTCTTAGAAAATGATGATGCAAACCGTGCATTGATGGGATCAAACATGCAGCGTCAGGCTGTGCCTCTTGTAAAGCCGGATGCACCAATTATAGGAACAGGTATGGAATATATTGCAGCAAGAGATTCTGGAGTAGTACTTCTTGCAAAAAATTCAGGTGTTATTGAAAGAGTTTCAGCTGATGAGATTGTAATAAAAAGAGATTCGGACGGTGGTCGTGATCGATATAAACTTCTTAAATTCAAGCGTTCTAATCAAGGAACTTGTATTAATCAAAGACCGATCGTAAACAAAGGAGAGCATGTAGAAAAGGGAGAAGCTATTGCAGATGGTCCTTCCACAGATAAAGGAGAAATTGCATTAGGAAGAAACTTGCTTATAGGCTTTATGACGTGGGAAGGATATAATTATGAAGATGCGATTCTTTTAAATGAAAGATTAGTTATGGAGGATGCATTATCTTCTATTCATATAGAAGAATATGAATCCGAAGCAAGGGATACAAAGCTAGGACCAGAAGAAATTACAAGAGATATTCCAAATGTTGGAGAAGAAGCTTTAAAGGATTTAGATGAAAGAGGAATTATTCGTGTTGGAGCAGAAGTGAAATCAGGAGATATACTAGTTGGTAAGGTTACTCCAAAGGGAGAAACAGAGCTTACAGCAGAAGAAAGACTTCTTCGAGCTATATTTGGAGAAAAAGCTAGGGAAGTTAGAGATACGTCTTTAAGAGTGCCTCACGGAGAGAGTGGAATTATTGTAGATGTAAAAGTATTCACAAGAGAAAATGGTGATGAACTTCCACCAGGAGTGAATGTACTCGTAAGATGTTATATAGCTAAAAAAAGAAAGATTAATGTTGGAGATAAAATGGCAGGACGACATGGAAACAAAGGGGTTATTTCAAGAATATTACCAGAAGAAGATATGCCATTTTTAGAGGATGGAACACCTTTACAAGTTGTTTTAAATCCACTAGGAGTACCATCTCGTATGAACATTGGTCAGGTACTTGAAGTACATCTTGGTTTAGCTGCAAAAAAATTAGGCTGGCATGTTGCAACTCCTGTATTTGATGGAGCAAGAGAAAAAGATATACAAGAAGCTTTAAAACAAGCAGGGTATCCAGAGGATGGTAAGCTTCAGTTGTATGATGGTAGAACAGGTATGCCTTTTGATAATAGAGTAACAGTAGGATATATGTACATGCTAAAGCTGCATCACTTAGTAGATGATAAAATTCATGCTCGTAGTACAGGTCCGTACTCTTTAGTTACTCAACAGCCTTTAGGTGGTAAAGCACAATTTGGAGGACAAAGATTTGGTGAGATGGAAGTTTGGGCATTAGAAGCTTATGGTGCAGCTCACACGCTTCAAGAAATCTTAACGGTTAAATCAGATGATGTAGTTGGACGTGTAAAAGCATATGAAGCTATTGTAAAGGGTGAAAACATTCCAGAGCCAGGTGTTCCAGAATCATTTAAAGTACTGATTAAAGAACTTCAAAGCTTAGCTTTAGATGTAAAAGTTCTTACAGAAGAAGACACAGAAATTGAAATTAAAGAATCTGTAGATGATGATGGAAGTGAACTAGACACAATTCTTGATGGAGAAGCTTATTTAGCACCTGAAGAAAATCAAAATAAAGAAAATGAAGAAAGTGAAGAAGATGAAGAAGATGAAGAAGATGAAGAAGATGAAGAAGAAGAAATGGAAAAAAACCTTGATACATTAGATGATATTGATGAATCCGTATTGGAATATTCAATAGAAGATGATTATGATGATTTTAAATTTTAA